The following are encoded together in the Ignavibacteria bacterium genome:
- the dnaN gene encoding DNA polymerase III subunit beta produces MKFSISAEKFFNAVNKLNYVVPGSSHTTLPIITNLYFKLSKNNLSMVSTDLEAFITTDLNVDGEEDGGIAVPARKLLELLKAMIIKNESVVVGVPFSKEIFGLLSGEGLLPEINLYSIKYDKNKEVLEYKGSIPEETFEGLKEEFRLFREKIGTIPSEELRNEFNKLEKAVTELGKVAVATFTKHTEKLKIKFEANDKFKITVNSKNGKYSFFGEPIEDFPLPQEKPDMSKINISGAKFKKFLQKVKHSVKNDEIRRNMAGVFIDLRKNELRFVATDGFRLGKVITTDFSHTNSKDENFILPIKTVDLIPKIVSDSNIILEFDNVMIKCTMDNFHVYSKLIDDTFPNYESVIPKDNDKKLLMNRYDLISALKRAVIFTDSVTKKIKLEISGDELKIKSDNPEIGGEGEETLKCDFKTNNGDDITEDFSIAFNVSYLLDCLSQIETDEVLFTFSAPAKASIILPVASLSEENYMELIMPVRVG; encoded by the coding sequence ATGAAATTCTCTATCTCTGCCGAGAAGTTTTTTAATGCTGTAAACAAACTAAATTATGTTGTCCCGGGTTCTTCACATACAACTTTGCCGATAATCACAAATTTGTACTTTAAGTTATCGAAAAATAATCTTAGTATGGTATCGACTGACCTTGAGGCTTTTATAACTACTGATTTGAATGTTGACGGTGAAGAAGACGGTGGTATAGCTGTACCTGCAAGAAAATTGCTTGAACTCCTGAAAGCCATGATTATTAAAAATGAATCAGTGGTTGTTGGTGTTCCTTTTAGCAAGGAAATCTTCGGGCTTCTGAGTGGAGAAGGTTTATTACCTGAAATTAATTTATACTCAATTAAATACGATAAGAATAAAGAAGTACTTGAATATAAAGGGTCTATACCCGAGGAAACATTCGAAGGCTTAAAAGAAGAGTTCAGGCTGTTTAGAGAGAAAATTGGTACTATACCATCCGAAGAACTAAGGAATGAATTTAACAAACTTGAAAAAGCTGTCACGGAACTTGGAAAGGTCGCTGTTGCTACTTTTACAAAGCATACCGAGAAACTAAAAATTAAGTTTGAGGCTAACGACAAATTTAAGATTACTGTAAACTCAAAAAACGGTAAATATTCTTTCTTCGGAGAGCCAATTGAAGATTTTCCTCTGCCGCAGGAAAAACCCGATATGTCAAAAATTAACATTTCAGGTGCAAAGTTCAAGAAATTTCTGCAAAAAGTGAAACACTCGGTGAAGAACGATGAGATAAGAAGAAACATGGCAGGCGTTTTTATCGACCTCAGAAAGAATGAGCTTAGATTTGTTGCTACTGACGGTTTCAGACTCGGTAAGGTTATAACAACTGATTTCTCGCACACAAATTCAAAAGATGAGAATTTTATACTCCCGATAAAAACGGTTGATTTAATCCCTAAGATTGTTTCAGATTCAAACATTATCCTTGAGTTTGACAATGTGATGATAAAATGTACAATGGATAATTTTCATGTTTACTCAAAACTTATTGATGATACTTTCCCGAACTACGAATCGGTGATACCTAAGGATAATGACAAAAAATTACTTATGAATAGGTACGACCTCATTAGTGCTCTAAAAAGAGCGGTGATTTTTACGGATTCAGTTACGAAGAAAATTAAATTAGAAATATCCGGCGACGAACTGAAAATAAAATCAGACAATCCTGAAATAGGAGGTGAAGGAGAAGAAACGCTAAAATGCGATTTTAAGACTAATAACGGTGACGACATAACAGAAGATTTTTCCATTGCCTTCAACGTATCTTACTTGCTTGACTGTCTCTCGCAGATAGAAACAGACGAAGTGTTATTCACTTTTAGCGCTCCGGCAAAAGCATCAATTATTTTGCCCGTTGCTTCGCTTTCGGAAGAAAATTATATGGAATTAATAATGCCGGTAAGAGTCGGTTAA
- a CDS encoding aldo/keto reductase produces MGSFTNIGFGSYRIDNRIEEHFNSLKKAIESGITTIDTSANYSDGRSEMLIGNILNDLVENGSMKREDFFLVTKGGYMQGNNYNFALKKKEQGIPFPEVVEFDNGLWHCIHPLFLEDQINRQLYRLDQADKGYIDVYLLHNPEYYLKYARKNAYDKKEAAEEYYKRIKAAFKFFEEKVSEGKIKYYGISSNTFTESSVYFDFTSLERVYDIAVNISENHHFKIIQLPFNLIESGAFFEKNQQQNTKTVLEFANEHGITVIVNRPLNAITETGLVRLADFSTDQFSKEELLKYLEVISSIEEDFLTGAEANLYLEPKDLKILKSNFNFSEMLKNNWERFGSIEHLNDYIEFSFSYRLHGLMDFFEDKVKDEHYSDIFDKYVKFVFKVLNLITNYYKEKANLRSKHFHTIIDKHLEKEFHYLTLSQKAVLVVNSVPGVDCVLVGARKEAYVDDIKQVLFSERTKQYSEILSNIKEEVSKELE; encoded by the coding sequence ATGGGAAGTTTCACTAATATAGGTTTCGGAAGCTACAGAATAGATAACAGAATCGAAGAGCATTTCAATTCTCTGAAAAAGGCAATCGAATCGGGTATCACAACAATTGATACATCCGCAAATTACAGCGACGGCAGGAGCGAGATGCTTATCGGGAATATTTTAAATGATCTTGTAGAGAACGGCAGCATGAAGCGGGAAGATTTCTTTCTTGTAACAAAAGGCGGCTACATGCAGGGTAACAATTACAATTTTGCGTTGAAGAAAAAGGAGCAGGGCATTCCTTTTCCCGAAGTCGTGGAGTTTGATAACGGACTCTGGCATTGCATACATCCTTTATTTCTTGAAGATCAGATTAACCGCCAGCTGTACAGACTAGATCAGGCTGATAAAGGTTACATTGATGTTTATCTCCTACATAATCCCGAATACTATTTAAAATACGCTCGAAAAAACGCATACGATAAAAAAGAAGCAGCGGAGGAATATTACAAACGAATAAAAGCAGCATTCAAGTTTTTCGAGGAGAAAGTGAGCGAAGGCAAAATAAAGTATTACGGAATTTCTTCGAACACATTTACCGAAAGCAGCGTCTATTTTGATTTCACGTCACTTGAGAGGGTGTATGATATTGCGGTAAACATATCCGAAAATCATCATTTCAAAATTATACAGCTTCCATTCAACCTCATAGAGTCGGGCGCATTTTTTGAAAAGAACCAGCAGCAGAACACAAAAACAGTTCTTGAATTTGCAAACGAACACGGCATTACCGTCATAGTAAATCGTCCTCTTAATGCAATAACAGAAACAGGATTAGTACGTCTTGCTGACTTCAGTACTGACCAATTCAGCAAGGAAGAGCTATTAAAATATCTCGAGGTAATATCATCAATAGAAGAAGATTTTTTAACCGGAGCAGAAGCAAATCTTTACCTTGAACCAAAAGATTTAAAGATTCTGAAATCAAACTTTAATTTCAGCGAAATGCTCAAAAACAACTGGGAGCGTTTCGGTTCGATTGAACATCTGAACGACTACATTGAATTTTCTTTCTCGTACAGACTACATGGTCTAATGGATTTCTTTGAGGATAAGGTTAAGGACGAGCATTATTCGGATATATTCGATAAGTACGTAAAATTTGTTTTCAAAGTGCTAAACCTTATTACAAACTACTACAAAGAGAAAGCAAACCTGCGATCAAAACATTTTCATACAATAATTGATAAGCACCTTGAAAAAGAATTTCATTATCTAACTCTTTCTCAGAAAGCTGTGTTGGTGGTAAACTCAGTACCGGGAGTGGATTGTGTTCTTGTGGGTGCGAGAAAAGAGGCGTACGTTGACGATATAAAACAAGTACTCTTTTCTGAAAGAACGAAACAATATTCTGAAATATTAAGTAATATTAAAGAAGAAGTTTCAAAAGAATTAGAATAA
- the tadA gene encoding tRNA adenosine(34) deaminase TadA: MTEEHSRLMKTALKEAEKAYDMGEVPVGCIIVFEKRIIAKAHNQVETLCDPTAHAEMMALTSAFASLESKVLKGCSMYVTLEPCSMCAGSIVLSKLDKLYFGAYDNKAGACGSVLNITKSTSLNHSVNVYGGILDIECSSLLKSFFNSRRNYTNH, translated from the coding sequence ATGACAGAAGAGCATTCCCGCCTGATGAAAACCGCACTGAAAGAAGCTGAAAAAGCTTATGATATGGGGGAAGTACCGGTTGGTTGTATAATTGTTTTTGAAAAGAGAATTATTGCCAAAGCACATAATCAGGTTGAAACATTATGCGATCCCACTGCTCATGCTGAAATGATGGCCTTAACCTCTGCCTTTGCATCACTTGAAAGCAAAGTGCTAAAAGGATGTTCAATGTACGTAACGCTTGAGCCCTGCTCAATGTGTGCAGGATCAATAGTTCTATCAAAGCTTGACAAACTTTATTTTGGCGCTTACGACAATAAAGCGGGGGCATGCGGCTCAGTTCTAAACATTACAAAAAGCACATCATTAAATCACTCAGTAAATGTTTACGGCGGTATTCTTGATATTGAATGCAGCAGTCTATTAAAATCATTCTTCAACTCGAGACGTAATTACACAAATCATTAA
- a CDS encoding metallophosphoesterase, translated as MKKFLLIFALFLNLVSARVNNTLFADSLYSSDGPIVYYSDGKTYAAGITPHGNSFKPYSKGISKTEFLSCFVDETKQSFFFKLKSEINTENDVYTFPSKMLMISDIEGNFNGFLMILKGAGVIDTNFNWIFGSGHLVIVGDMFDRGLNVTECLWLIYKLESEAESASGKVHFILGNHDVMNLIGDYRYLRQKYFINADSIKIPYENWYSVNTELGRWLRSKNCIELIGNILFVHGGIGGSFPFSKFTINEINSEFRKRLDYGLSIQEIKEDVFIGRSSPVWFRGVAQNTVAPEQLDSILAHFNADKIVLGHTIFEKIQYMYNSKVIVIDLEHKQNSDNSFMNALYFEKGDFFVINNKGVKFIL; from the coding sequence TTGAAAAAATTTTTACTTATATTCGCATTATTTCTTAATTTAGTTTCTGCACGGGTAAATAATACTCTTTTTGCGGATTCACTCTATAGCAGCGATGGTCCGATTGTTTATTATTCGGACGGGAAAACTTATGCAGCAGGAATTACACCTCATGGTAATTCTTTCAAACCATACTCAAAAGGCATATCAAAAACAGAATTCCTTTCATGCTTCGTGGATGAGACAAAACAAAGCTTCTTCTTTAAATTAAAAAGTGAAATCAATACAGAAAATGATGTTTATACTTTCCCTTCCAAAATGCTCATGATTTCGGATATAGAAGGTAACTTCAACGGCTTTTTGATGATTTTAAAAGGTGCGGGCGTAATTGACACTAATTTTAATTGGATTTTCGGTTCCGGTCATCTTGTCATTGTCGGCGATATGTTCGACCGCGGACTTAACGTTACTGAATGCCTCTGGCTTATTTATAAGCTCGAAAGCGAAGCAGAAAGTGCCAGCGGTAAAGTACATTTTATCTTGGGCAACCATGATGTTATGAACTTAATCGGCGATTACAGATATCTCAGACAGAAATATTTTATTAATGCCGATTCGATTAAAATCCCCTATGAAAATTGGTATTCTGTCAATACAGAACTTGGCAGATGGCTGAGAAGTAAGAATTGTATAGAACTAATCGGAAATATCTTGTTTGTTCATGGTGGTATCGGGGGCTCATTTCCTTTTTCAAAGTTTACTATCAATGAAATTAACAGTGAATTTCGAAAACGACTTGACTACGGCCTTTCTATACAGGAAATAAAAGAAGATGTTTTTATAGGCAGAAGCAGTCCTGTTTGGTTCAGAGGAGTAGCTCAAAACACTGTCGCACCTGAACAGTTAGACAGCATTCTGGCGCATTTCAACGCAGATAAGATTGTTCTTGGACATACTATCTTTGAAAAAATTCAATACATGTACAATTCGAAGGTAATTGTTATTGACCTTGAACACAAACAAAATTCCGATAACAGTTTTATGAATGCACTGTATTTTGAAAAAGGTGATTTTTTTGTTATTAACAACAAGGGGGTTAAGTTTATTTTATGA
- a CDS encoding HPr family phosphocarrier protein — MILKNVTIVNKAGMHTRPASTIVRIAAKYKADFFLSRDGFQVNGKSIIGVMTLAAEEGAVLELRFDGPDENELCTEMVDFFERGFDEL, encoded by the coding sequence ATGATATTAAAAAATGTAACAATTGTAAACAAGGCCGGTATGCATACAAGACCCGCATCAACAATCGTCAGAATCGCTGCAAAATACAAAGCCGATTTTTTTCTCTCCCGTGATGGATTTCAAGTTAATGGCAAATCAATAATTGGAGTAATGACACTTGCTGCGGAGGAAGGAGCCGTACTTGAACTGAGGTTTGATGGACCTGACGAAAATGAACTTTGCACGGAAATGGTTGATTTCTTCGAACGCGGCTTCGATGAACTTTGA
- a CDS encoding polyprenyl synthetase family protein codes for MTNFKERYDFYKNLIECKLVTFTPNVAPIGIYEPMKYILDGGGKRIRPMLLIICCEAVGGVAEDALDAATAIEILHNFTLVHDDIMDNADTRRGRETIHKKWDSNTAILAGDGLLGYAYKSLLKTKSDRIQEIAKSFTKAIIEVCEGQSYDKEFELRKKVKIDDYIMMIDKKTSGLLKCCAEIGALIGNASNKEIEALKYYALYTGLAFQIQDDLLDIVADEKKFGKKIGGDLYEGKKTYLLLKALESAVDNGDKQLLHYVIENKGVKNSEDVMRIKDVYHKYGVLESAANKVEEYTTMANEQLEHIIESDAKNMLKWFSDMLLKRTS; via the coding sequence ATGACAAATTTTAAAGAGAGATACGACTTTTATAAAAATTTGATTGAATGCAAGTTAGTTACTTTCACGCCGAATGTAGCCCCAATTGGTATATACGAACCGATGAAATACATTCTCGACGGTGGTGGCAAAAGAATCAGACCCATGCTGTTAATTATTTGCTGCGAAGCTGTTGGCGGGGTAGCTGAAGATGCCCTTGACGCTGCTACGGCAATAGAAATACTTCACAACTTCACCCTTGTGCACGATGACATCATGGACAACGCTGATACACGCAGAGGTAGAGAAACTATACACAAAAAATGGGATAGTAATACAGCGATACTCGCAGGTGACGGTCTGCTCGGTTATGCTTATAAATCACTCCTTAAAACAAAATCCGACAGAATTCAGGAAATCGCAAAATCATTCACGAAAGCTATTATTGAAGTATGCGAAGGACAAAGCTATGATAAAGAATTTGAACTTAGAAAAAAAGTTAAGATTGATGATTACATTATGATGATTGATAAAAAAACTTCAGGGCTCTTAAAATGTTGTGCTGAAATTGGAGCTCTTATTGGAAATGCATCCAACAAAGAAATTGAGGCTTTGAAATACTATGCACTTTACACAGGACTCGCTTTTCAGATTCAGGACGACCTGCTTGATATCGTAGCCGACGAGAAAAAATTTGGCAAAAAAATCGGAGGTGACCTTTACGAAGGCAAGAAAACTTATCTCTTATTAAAAGCACTTGAAAGTGCCGTTGATAATGGAGATAAACAGCTTCTTCATTACGTAATTGAAAATAAAGGCGTTAAAAATTCGGAAGACGTAATGAGGATCAAAGATGTTTACCACAAATATGGGGTACTCGAATCCGCTGCGAATAAAGTAGAAGAATATACAACAATGGCAAATGAACAGCTTGAACATATAATAGAATCAGACGCAAAAAATATGCTTAAATGGTTTTCTGATATGTTATTAAAAAGAACTTCGTAG
- a CDS encoding UDP-2,3-diacylglucosamine diphosphatase, protein MFFISDVHLGMKQYEHKKLQEDLIISFFEKLINEKASELIIVGDFFDSWIEYRQVVPKGFYRVFSKLYDLVNAGVKVTYLAGNHDFWRGKYLQEEFGIEKLDNHQERTIEGKRFFIHHGDGLAYKDTGYKVLKVILRNKISQFLYSLLHPDFGLWLARSTSSRSRDYTSQKDYSEKDGLKDAAFMKIKEGFDFVLMGHRHRAMMLKEGTGYYVNLGDWMINFTYGEFTNGTFYFRKYYDFNGQKIVDELIRDSNS, encoded by the coding sequence ATGTTCTTTATTTCAGATGTTCATCTTGGTATGAAGCAATATGAACATAAGAAATTACAGGAAGACCTGATAATAAGTTTTTTCGAAAAACTGATAAATGAAAAAGCCTCCGAATTAATAATCGTCGGAGACTTTTTTGATTCATGGATTGAATACAGACAGGTAGTGCCAAAGGGTTTCTATCGTGTTTTCTCAAAGCTCTATGATCTTGTGAATGCCGGTGTTAAGGTTACTTATCTTGCCGGCAATCATGATTTCTGGCGAGGGAAATATCTTCAGGAAGAGTTTGGTATCGAAAAGCTTGATAACCATCAGGAAAGAACTATTGAAGGAAAGAGGTTTTTTATACACCACGGAGACGGTCTTGCGTATAAAGATACGGGTTACAAGGTATTAAAGGTAATATTGAGGAACAAAATTTCCCAGTTTCTTTATTCTTTGCTGCATCCTGATTTTGGATTATGGCTTGCGAGGAGTACATCTTCAAGGTCGCGTGATTATACTTCACAGAAAGATTATTCCGAAAAAGACGGTTTGAAAGATGCCGCTTTTATGAAGATTAAGGAGGGATTTGATTTTGTGTTAATGGGGCACAGGCACAGAGCTATGATGTTAAAAGAAGGAACGGGCTATTACGTTAATCTTGGCGACTGGATGATAAACTTTACATATGGTGAATTTACTAATGGTACTTTTTATTTCAGAAAATATTACGACTTTAATGGTCAGAAAATTGTTGACGAATTAATAAGGGATTCAAACTCATAA
- a CDS encoding PBP1A family penicillin-binding protein, which translates to MFGKSKNKKREEELDKYFADKKYRKKVSRKRSTEKFSLGFIVFVLTTVLLAATGYLVYLSQSLPSLEELENPKIEEATKIYSDDGVLIDKFFLKNRTKVTFEDIPKDMINALVAVEDRKFFNHWGVDVQRIFQAFIKNVLSFSLKREGASTITQQLAGNLYLNRREITFNRKLREAMTAVQIERTYTKEEILTYYLNTVYFGKGAYGIEAAANTFFSKGSKELNLDECAILVALLKSPAKYDPVDNPENSKNRRNLVLNSMLEENYITQEVYNTSVNNPIKVAFNQQEINSESMAPEFTEYVRQLMQVKAEKYGFDLYRDGLKVYTTLDTRFQKHANDAVIEQLKSYQKSFSSSWNWKNHKDILESNVDKFIKQTEEYKKAVTDVDKKKIYDMMKSNPSITDSVKKLATTVQVGFVVMNPRSGEIKAMIGSNPSTRTKYGLNHVTQVRRQPGSSFKPFVYAVAVNNGYSPGYLISNDPVVVNVGGKTWSPKGGGTGGMVTMRTAIEKSINVVAVRTAMELAPIEQVIELAKKMGIKSELPNFLSLALGVGEVTPLEMTNAFGTFDNEGIWVEPIAITRIEDRNGNLIEEAIPDTREVLSEETAYIMSDMMEGVVNDGTAASIRRFFKRPAAGKTGTSQNYTDAWFVGYTPQFVAGCWLGFDDARIKFGGSYGQGGKAAAPIWGRFMQLLYSDENFDFPIEYFLMPDNVQEVTICAITGLLAGPSCPGEIELVNKRLIPRKCTSNHITYDSLASSPLDIEQ; encoded by the coding sequence ATGTTCGGTAAGTCAAAAAATAAGAAGAGAGAAGAAGAACTGGATAAATATTTTGCGGATAAGAAATACCGCAAAAAAGTATCCAGAAAGAGAAGCACTGAAAAGTTCTCTCTGGGTTTTATTGTTTTTGTTTTGACGACAGTTCTGCTTGCTGCAACCGGTTATCTGGTCTATCTTTCACAATCTTTACCATCCCTGGAGGAACTTGAAAATCCAAAGATTGAAGAAGCTACGAAAATTTATTCAGACGACGGAGTTCTTATTGACAAGTTTTTTCTGAAAAACAGGACGAAAGTTACGTTTGAAGACATTCCCAAAGACATGATTAATGCTCTTGTTGCTGTTGAAGACAGAAAGTTTTTTAATCACTGGGGTGTTGATGTACAGAGAATATTTCAGGCATTTATAAAAAACGTTTTAAGTTTCAGTCTTAAAAGAGAAGGTGCTTCAACGATAACACAGCAACTTGCAGGAAATCTTTACCTTAACAGAAGGGAAATTACGTTTAACAGGAAATTGCGTGAGGCAATGACGGCAGTGCAGATAGAACGGACTTATACAAAAGAAGAAATTTTAACTTACTATCTGAATACTGTGTATTTCGGAAAGGGTGCATACGGAATCGAAGCTGCAGCAAACACATTTTTCAGCAAAGGTTCGAAGGAACTGAATCTTGATGAGTGTGCAATACTTGTGGCATTACTTAAATCTCCGGCAAAGTATGACCCTGTTGACAATCCAGAGAATTCTAAGAACAGAAGAAATCTCGTGTTGAATTCAATGCTGGAGGAGAATTATATAACACAAGAGGTCTACAATACGTCTGTAAACAATCCAATAAAAGTTGCTTTCAATCAGCAGGAAATAAACTCGGAGTCAATGGCGCCTGAGTTTACAGAGTACGTCAGACAGTTAATGCAGGTAAAAGCCGAGAAGTATGGATTTGACCTTTACCGTGACGGTTTGAAAGTATACACAACACTTGACACAAGGTTTCAAAAACATGCGAACGATGCAGTAATAGAGCAACTCAAATCTTACCAGAAATCATTCAGCAGTTCATGGAACTGGAAAAACCACAAAGACATACTTGAGAGCAATGTTGATAAATTTATTAAGCAGACGGAGGAATACAAAAAAGCAGTAACTGACGTTGATAAGAAGAAAATCTATGATATGATGAAGAGTAATCCTTCAATCACAGATTCTGTAAAAAAACTCGCAACAACCGTGCAAGTTGGATTTGTTGTTATGAATCCAAGGAGCGGAGAGATAAAAGCAATGATAGGTTCGAATCCGAGTACGAGAACAAAGTACGGATTAAATCATGTTACGCAGGTAAGAAGACAACCGGGTTCTTCATTCAAGCCTTTTGTTTATGCTGTTGCGGTTAATAACGGTTATTCTCCCGGATATTTGATTTCAAATGACCCCGTGGTTGTGAATGTCGGCGGTAAAACATGGTCTCCAAAAGGGGGGGGAACGGGCGGAATGGTTACAATGCGCACTGCTATTGAGAAGTCAATAAACGTTGTTGCAGTCAGAACAGCGATGGAACTTGCGCCGATTGAACAGGTGATAGAGCTTGCGAAGAAAATGGGTATAAAATCAGAACTACCGAATTTCCTGTCGCTTGCGCTTGGGGTTGGAGAAGTTACACCTCTTGAAATGACGAATGCATTCGGAACATTTGATAATGAAGGAATATGGGTTGAACCGATTGCTATTACGAGAATTGAAGACAGGAACGGAAATCTGATAGAGGAAGCCATTCCGGATACAAGAGAAGTCCTGAGCGAAGAAACAGCTTACATTATGTCCGATATGATGGAAGGAGTAGTAAATGACGGAACAGCAGCATCAATCAGAAGGTTTTTTAAGAGGCCCGCAGCGGGCAAAACAGGGACATCGCAAAACTATACAGACGCGTGGTTTGTAGGTTATACACCTCAGTTTGTAGCGGGCTGCTGGCTTGGTTTTGATGATGCGAGAATAAAGTTTGGCGGATCATACGGGCAGGGAGGAAAAGCCGCGGCACCGATCTGGGGAAGGTTTATGCAGCTGCTTTATTCGGATGAAAACTTTGATTTTCCGATTGAATACTTCCTAATGCCGGATAATGTTCAGGAAGTTACTATCTGCGCCATAACGGGATTGCTGGCAGGACCTTCATGCCCGGGAGAGATAGAACTTGTAAATAAAAGATTAATTCCGAGGAAATGTACTTCAAATCACATAACATACGACTCTTTAGCTTCATCTCCACTTGATATCGAACAATAG
- the ndk gene encoding nucleoside-diphosphate kinase: protein MERTLCIIKPDAVKKKVQGNIIQMILDAGFTIRGMKLIQMSKEQAQKFYEVHKERSFYSELVSFMTSGPVIPIALEKKNAVADYRNLIGATDPAEAAEGTIRKKFAGSKAENAVHGSDSVENGRIEVEFFFPEKELV from the coding sequence TTGGAAAGAACACTTTGTATTATCAAACCCGATGCTGTAAAGAAAAAAGTACAGGGAAACATTATTCAGATGATACTGGATGCAGGATTTACAATACGAGGAATGAAGCTAATTCAGATGTCAAAAGAACAGGCACAGAAATTTTATGAAGTACATAAGGAGAGGTCCTTCTACAGCGAGCTTGTAAGTTTTATGACATCGGGACCAGTTATTCCGATTGCGCTTGAGAAGAAAAATGCTGTCGCAGATTATAGGAACCTAATTGGTGCAACTGATCCAGCGGAAGCGGCGGAAGGAACGATAAGAAAGAAATTTGCAGGTTCAAAAGCGGAGAATGCAGTACACGGTTCTGATTCGGTTGAGAACGGAAGGATTGAAGTGGAGTTTTTCTTTCCTGAGAAAGAGCTTGTTTAG